The DNA sequence CCCGTCGTGGGGCGGGGCGGCCGGTGACATGATCAGCACCACCGAGGACGGCAACAAGTTCCTCAAGGCGCTGTTCGGCGGCAAGGTGCTGCGGCCGGCGCAGCTCGCCGAGATGACGAAGACGGTGCGCGCGCCCGACCTGGACGGCGGCTGGCCGGGCGCCGAGTACGGCCTGGGGATCATGTTCATCCCCAGCTCGTGCGGCGGCTACTGGTCGCACGGCGGCGACATCCCGGGTTTCCGGACCCGCAACGGCGTGACGCCGGACGGCAAGCGCAGCGTGATGGTGTCGATCAACACCGACTCGATGGTGCCCGAGCCCGGCGCGCCCAAGCCGGTCCGGGAGGTCACCGCGGACCTGGTCGAGCACGCGCTCTGCGGCGTGCGGTGATCTTCCGCGGCGGTAGGGCGTCCCGGTGGCGCCCTACCGCCCGGCCGCGTCCCGGACCAGCAGGGCCGCCTCGACCCGGTTGCGGCAGCCCAGCTTGGCCAGGGCGCGGCTCACGTACGTCTTGATGGTGGCCTCGCTCAGGTGCACGCGGCGGCCCACCTCGGCGTTCGACAGCCCTTCGGCAAGCAGGGCGACGATGTCGGACTCGCGGGGTGTGAGCGCGGCCAGCCGGCGTGCGGCGTCCTCGTGACGCCCGTCGCGGACCGCGACCATCCCGAGCACGTGCCGCGCCACGGCGGGCGACAGGTACGCCTCACCGGCGTGCACCGCCCGAACGGCCCGGATCAGCTCGTCCGGCGCGCAGTTCTTCAGCACGAACCCGTCGACACCCTGCCGCATCGCCCGGCGCACGTTCACCTCGTCGCCGAACGCGGTCAGCACCACCACCCGGGGTCCGCTCATCGCGGCTGCGGCGGCCAGGCCGTCCAGCACCGGCATGGCGAGGTCGAGCAACGCCACGTCCACGCGGTGGCGACGGGCGGCGTCCACGGCTTCCCGCCCGTCCGCGGCCACCGCGACCACGTCGAGGTCGTCCACCGATCCCAGCACCGCCCGGATGCCCGCGGTGATCAGCGGTTCGTCGTCGGCGATCAACACCTTGATCACGCGGCGGCCCCCACCCGGTCCACCGCGACCGGCAGCATCGCGACCACCCGGAACCCGTCCGCCTCCGCGCGCACGCGCAGCAGCCCGCCGGCCGCCCGAACCCGTTCGGCCAGCCCGGTCAACCCGGTTCCACCGGCGGTCCGCACCCCCGCGCCGCTCGCGTCGGCCACACCGGTCGGTGGGGCCGGCTTCGCCGCACCGGTCGGCGCGGTCGGGTCGGTCGGGTTGGTCACGCCGACCAGCAGTGCGTCGGGCTGCCAGGCCAGCGACACGACGACCGGGCGGCCGGGTGCGTGCCGCGCGGCGTTGGTCAGGCCTTCCTGCACGACCCGGTAGGCGGCGTGGCCCGCGTCCCGCGTGATCGGCCTGACCTCGCCCGACCGCTCGACCGTCACCGCGACACCGGCCCGGCGGAAGTCGGCCACCAGCCCGTCCACCCCGGCCAAGCCCGGCTCGTCGCGCAGGGCGGCCACGACGGCGTGCAGCTCGTCCACGGCGGTGCGGGCGGCGTGGGCGAGGTCGCGGGCCGCCGGGCGTTGGTCCGCCGGCAGCGGTGCCACCTCCAGGGCCGCGGCCTGCACCGACACCAGGCTGAGCCACCGGCCGAGCGAGTCGTGCATGTCCACCGCGATGCGCAGCCGTTCCCCCGTCCGCGCCAGCTCGGCCTGCCGGGTGGAGTGCACCCCGGCGGCCAGCGGCAACGCCACCAGCAGCGCCACCCGGGCCAGCGTGGGCCACGGGTCGGTCCCGAGCCGTGGCGTCAGGACGAGCGACAACACCGGGTAGGTGACCGCGGCGGCGGCGACCCAGGCCAGCTCACGACGGGATCCCACGCGTCGTCCGGTCTGGAAGCTCGTGCACGCCAGCAGCGCCAGCGAACCGCCCGTCACCAACGCCATCCCCACCGCCGCCGGGAACGCCACGAGCGGCCGGCGCGCGGCCAGGGCCAGGACCGCCGCCGTCACCGCGGCCACGACCCCCAGTCCCCCCACGCCGCTCAGCCACGCCGACCCGGTGTCGGCCACCACCACCGCGAGCAGCAGCGCAGTCCTCGCCATGGTCGCCACCCTAGCCATCCACTTTGGTGGACAGCCCGAGCGACGATCGCGAACAGCGCCCGGCCACCGCGACTCCCTAGCGTGGGTCGGGTGATCAAACTCCTGCTCCCACTGCTGCTCGTCGTGCCGCCACACGCCCACCAGCCGCACCGGGCGCTCGACTGGCAGCCGTGCCCCGGTGCCGGCGCGGTCGCCGAGTGCGCCGACCTGCCCGTGCCCGTGACCTCGTCCCGGACCATCACGCTGACGCTGGCCCGCCTGCCCGCGACCGGCCCGCGCCGGGGCTCGGTGCTGGTCAACTTCGGCGGGCCGCAAGGCGATCAGATCGCGATCCTGCGGTCCCGGCCGCAGGTCTTCGACCGGGTCCGCGAGTCGATGGACGTCGTCACGTGGGACCCGCGCGGCTACCCCGGCCTGAGCCGCCCCGCGCTGGCGTGCGACTGGTCGTTGCTGCGCACGCCCCGCTTCCCCGCCGACCAGGCCGGGTTCGACCGGCTCGTCGCGGCCAACCGCGAGCGCGGCGAGCGGTGCCGGGCCACCGACCCCGAGCTGTTCGACCGCATGGACTCCGGCAGCGACGCCCGTGACGTCGAGGCCATCCGGGTCGCGCTGGGCGAGCGGCGGGTGAACTTCATCGGCACCTCGTACGGCGGTGTGATCGCGCAGGCCTACGCGCGGCGGTACCCGCACCGGGTGCGCACGGTCTACGTCGACGGCACGGGGAACCACAGCACCCGTGACTGGGAACGGGAACTCGACGCCATCGCCCGGGACAACGAGGCGTTCGTCCGGCGGTTCCTGGACTGGGCCGGGGCGGACGTCGAGCGGCGCTGGCAGGCGTTGGTCGCCCGCGCCGACGCCGAACCGGTCCCGGCCCTCACCGCG is a window from the Saccharothrix saharensis genome containing:
- a CDS encoding alpha/beta fold hydrolase produces the protein MIKLLLPLLLVVPPHAHQPHRALDWQPCPGAGAVAECADLPVPVTSSRTITLTLARLPATGPRRGSVLVNFGGPQGDQIAILRSRPQVFDRVRESMDVVTWDPRGYPGLSRPALACDWSLLRTPRFPADQAGFDRLVAANRERGERCRATDPELFDRMDSGSDARDVEAIRVALGERRVNFIGTSYGGVIAQAYARRYPHRVRTVYVDGTGNHSTRDWERELDAIARDNEAFVRRFLDWAGADVERRWQALVARADAEPVPALTANTAYDGTQLQALAFGKLRRPAQWEEVVRAIAAAEAGDASGFAPAAGRDPNPGLPGGGVKECLDFPHADFPRVTRTVERLRRIAPNTGASFPLAWHLPLTCTGWPTRTANPPAPLPVALPPFLGAGTWQDHAATKRVTDQVPGSRTIFHDGPGHNLFAGMMNACVVEHVSAYVTERRLPPADASCP
- a CDS encoding response regulator, coding for MIKVLIADDEPLITAGIRAVLGSVDDLDVVAVAADGREAVDAARRHRVDVALLDLAMPVLDGLAAAAAMSGPRVVVLTAFGDEVNVRRAMRQGVDGFVLKNCAPDELIRAVRAVHAGEAYLSPAVARHVLGMVAVRDGRHEDAARRLAALTPRESDIVALLAEGLSNAEVGRRVHLSEATIKTYVSRALAKLGCRNRVEAALLVRDAAGR
- a CDS encoding sensor histidine kinase, with product MARTALLLAVVVADTGSAWLSGVGGLGVVAAVTAAVLALAARRPLVAFPAAVGMALVTGGSLALLACTSFQTGRRVGSRRELAWVAAAAVTYPVLSLVLTPRLGTDPWPTLARVALLVALPLAAGVHSTRQAELARTGERLRIAVDMHDSLGRWLSLVSVQAAALEVAPLPADQRPAARDLAHAARTAVDELHAVVAALRDEPGLAGVDGLVADFRRAGVAVTVERSGEVRPITRDAGHAAYRVVQEGLTNAARHAPGRPVVVSLAWQPDALLVGVTNPTDPTAPTGAAKPAPPTGVADASGAGVRTAGGTGLTGLAERVRAAGGLLRVRAEADGFRVVAMLPVAVDRVGAAA